The following are encoded in a window of Natrinema sp. HArc-T2 genomic DNA:
- a CDS encoding NAD-dependent succinate-semialdehyde dehydrogenase, with protein sequence MEVINPATGEHIETYEQADASDVEATLTRASEAFNDWRDRPLRERENLLSRVADVLRDGKAEYAELITQEMGKPISQATAEIEKCIWGCEHYAQHASVYLADEHHPSPAGSRVKTAYDPLGAVLAVMPWNFPFWQVFRFAAPYLTAGNVGILKHATNVPGCARAIEDIFRTAGYPDGVFQSLLGPVEYVDDIIADERVRAATLTGSGQAGRAVASTAGENLKKTVLELGGSDPFIVLDDANIEHVAEKGAWARNQNGGQSCIAAKRFVVHDAVYDEFVDQLVEEVEALTIGDPLNEETDVGPQARADFCTDLHEQVTASVDAGATVLTGGEPLDRPGAYYKPTVLKDVPADCPADSEELFGPVATVYHANDEAEALEIANDTRFGLGASIWTADRERGERLARNIDAGCVYVNQLVKSDPRVPFGGIGDSGYGRELSAIGIQEFVNRKTIWVE encoded by the coding sequence ATCGAAGTGATCAATCCGGCAACCGGTGAGCACATCGAGACATATGAACAAGCCGATGCGAGCGACGTGGAAGCGACACTCACCCGAGCATCGGAAGCCTTCAACGACTGGCGAGATCGACCGCTACGGGAGCGGGAAAACCTACTTTCGCGTGTTGCAGACGTACTCCGGGACGGAAAGGCCGAGTACGCCGAGTTGATAACACAGGAGATGGGCAAACCGATTTCCCAGGCAACCGCAGAAATCGAGAAATGTATCTGGGGGTGTGAGCATTACGCTCAGCACGCGAGCGTTTATCTTGCCGACGAACATCACCCAAGCCCAGCTGGGTCAAGGGTCAAGACGGCGTATGATCCACTTGGTGCCGTCCTTGCGGTCATGCCATGGAACTTCCCATTCTGGCAGGTATTCCGGTTTGCCGCACCATATCTCACCGCAGGGAATGTTGGGATTCTGAAGCATGCTACGAACGTCCCTGGCTGTGCACGGGCGATTGAGGATATCTTCCGTACGGCTGGCTATCCCGATGGTGTGTTTCAGTCCCTGTTAGGACCGGTGGAGTATGTCGACGATATCATCGCCGACGAACGTGTACGTGCTGCAACGCTCACTGGAAGTGGACAAGCAGGACGGGCCGTTGCGTCGACAGCAGGTGAAAACCTAAAAAAGACTGTCCTTGAACTCGGTGGGAGTGACCCGTTTATTGTCCTTGACGATGCTAATATCGAACACGTAGCTGAAAAAGGTGCATGGGCGCGCAATCAGAACGGCGGCCAATCGTGTATCGCTGCAAAGCGGTTCGTCGTCCACGACGCCGTCTATGATGAATTTGTAGACCAGTTGGTCGAGGAAGTCGAAGCGTTGACCATTGGTGATCCTCTGAATGAAGAGACGGATGTCGGCCCGCAAGCTCGAGCCGACTTCTGCACTGATCTTCACGAGCAGGTGACCGCCAGCGTCGATGCTGGAGCAACAGTCCTAACTGGTGGTGAACCGCTCGACCGACCAGGAGCATACTACAAGCCAACCGTCCTGAAAGACGTCCCAGCAGACTGTCCGGCAGATTCCGAGGAGTTGTTCGGTCCTGTCGCGACAGTCTATCATGCTAATGATGAAGCCGAAGCGCTCGAGATCGCCAACGACACGCGGTTTGGACTAGGAGCGAGTATTTGGACCGCTGACCGAGAGCGTGGTGAACGACTGGCCCGCAATATTGATGCGGGATGTGTCTATGTCAACCAACTCGTCAAGTCGGACCCCCGTGTTCCGTTTGGTGGTATCGGTGATTCCGGTTACGGTCGAGAATTGTCTGCTATCGGTATCCAAGAGTTTGTGAATAGAAAAACAATCTGGGTAGAATAG
- a CDS encoding Lrp/AsnC family transcriptional regulator, translating into MDEKDIRILSAIAREGTASPEKIEDATGIPKSTVHYRLNQLRDSGVITNDLYDLDLEKVGISITLISEIWAEFEEGYHETVGDKLASVEGVNQVYFTMGDTDFIAIAHVTSREMVESLVEDYEAINEIERTSSKFAIKTVKDEQNPLNDFDVETLIEELAD; encoded by the coding sequence ATGGATGAGAAAGATATTCGGATCTTATCGGCGATCGCCAGAGAGGGAACGGCGAGCCCGGAAAAGATTGAGGACGCGACTGGAATACCGAAATCGACGGTTCACTACCGGTTGAATCAGCTCCGCGACTCCGGTGTTATCACTAACGACCTCTATGACCTCGATCTAGAGAAAGTCGGCATCTCCATCACACTCATTTCGGAAATCTGGGCGGAGTTCGAGGAAGGCTATCACGAAACTGTCGGTGATAAACTCGCCTCGGTCGAGGGTGTCAATCAGGTGTACTTCACCATGGGCGATACCGACTTCATCGCAATCGCTCACGTGACGAGCCGTGAGATGGTCGAGTCGCTGGTCGAGGACTATGAAGCCATTAATGAGATTGAGCGAACGTCCTCAAAGTTTGCCATCAAGACGGTCAAGGATGAACAGAACCCGCTCAACGACTTCGATGTCGAGACGCTCATCGAGGAGCTCGCGGACTAA